GACGCCGCGTGAGGGATGACGGTTTTCGGATTGTAAACCTCTGAATCAGGGACGAAAGGGCCTTTATGGCAGATGACGGTACCTGAGTAATAGCACCGGCTAACTCCGTGCCAGCAGCCGCGGTAATACGGAGGGTGCGAGCGTTACCCGGAATCACTGGGCGTAAAGGGCGTGTAGGCGGGATGTTAAGTCCGGTCTTAAAGACCGCAGCTCAACTGCGGGAGTGGACTGGATACTGGCACTCTGGACCTCTGGAGAGGTAGCTGGAATTTCTGGTGTAGCGGTGGAATGCGTAGATACCAGAAGGAACACCAATGGCGAAGGCAGGCTACTGGACAGAAGGTGACGCTGAGGCGCGAAAGTGTGGGGAGCGAACCGGATTAGATACCCGGGTAGTCCACACCCTAAACGATGTACGTTGGCAGATCGCAGGATGCTGTGATTTGCGAAGCTAACGCGATAAACGTACCGCCTGGGAAGTACGGCCGCAAGGTTGAAACTCAAAGGAATTGACGGGGGCCCGCACAAGCGGTGGAGCATGTGGTTTAATTCGAAGCAACGCGAAGAACCTTACCAGACCTTGACATCCACAGAACGCCGCGGAAGCGCGGCGGTGCCCTTCGGGGAACTGTGAGACAGGTGCTGCATGGCTGTCGTCAGCTCGTGTCGTGAGATGTTGGGTTAAGTCCCGCAACGAGCGCAACCCTTGCCTTTAGTTGCCAGCATTTAAGTTGGGCACTCTAGAGGGACTGCCTGTGAAAGCAGGAGGAAGGCGGGGATGACGTCTAGTCAGCATGGTCCTTACGGTCTGGGCTACACACGTGCTACAATGGCCAGTACAACGCGCAGCAAACTTGCGAGAGTGAGCGAATCGCTAAAAGCTGGCCTCAGTTCAGATTGGAGTCTGCAACTCGACTCCATGAAGTTGGAATCGCTAGTAATCGTGGGTCAGCATACCGCGGTGAATACGTTCCCGGGCCTTGTACACACCGCCCGTCACACCATGGGAGTAGATTGCAGCTGAAACCGCTGGGAGCCGCAAGGCAGGCGTCTAGGCTGTGGTTTATGACTGGGGTGAAGTCGTAACAAGGTAGGTGTACCGGAAGGTGCGCCTGGATCACCTCCTTTCTATAGCGCTCCACAACGATTCTGCTGTTTCTTCTGCTTCTTCCGCCCCTGGCCTTCCGCCAGGGGCTTTTTTTAGTGCCGCCTCAAGCCAGTTGGCGGATGCTGCCTTGTATGGCCTTCAGTTACGCTGCTTCAATGGAACAGGATCTCCGAGTAGAGCTGCCGGGTGGCCGCTTATTTGCTGTACGCGTTGCTCTCCTTTGTGAGGCTGCAGGACAGCTGCTGGTGGCCCATGACCGCCGCTCTCCTGACTTTCTAGCCCTGCTTGGCGGCGCGGTCAGGGCTGGTGAAGCGAGCGAGACTGCGGCAAGGTACGAGTGGGATGAGGAGACCGGCCTCAGCTTCAGTTCAGTCCAACTGGTCGGCATGGTAGAAAACTTCTTTGTCTGGAACCATGCGCTGGCGCATGAACAGAGTTTCTGTTACCGTGTCTTACCGCCGCGCCTACCTGCAACACCTTGTCTAGTGCTGGACAGTCCTTATGTGGAACTGCGCCGACTCAAGCTCTGCGAGTTACCGCACTACACGGTCTACCCGCTATATCTGCCTGAGCTGCGTCAGGTGCAGCCAAGACACATCGGGCATTTTGTGGTGCGGCAAGAGCAGGCCGGCACGCCAACACCGCTACAGTAAGCCAATGCTTCCCCGACTGATCGCCACTGACCTGGACGGAACCTTGCTCCGCCGCGATCTGAGTGTCAGCCCGCGCACCCAGCTGGCCTTGGACGCTGTGCGTGAACGCGGAGTGCTGGTTGTGCCCGTCACGGCGCGGCAACCGCTGGGGGTGCGTCATCTGGCTGGAGCAGCAGGATTTACTGGGTGGGCGCTGTGCAGCAATGGGGCGCTGGGCATCCACCTGACGACGGACGAGGTGCTGTTTGAATCGCTGCTCGCTCAGGAAGTTCAGACTGCAGTGGTACAGGCACTGCTAGAGCGTGTGCCAGAGGTGGTATGTGTCAGCATTCGCGAACGTGGAGAGGGCTTTTATGCCCAGGCAGGCTACGCGGCGCTGGCCAGCCAGAGCGATCACAAGCGCGACCCTGCAACCATGAACGCGCTGTCACTGAATGAAGTTCTCTCGCAACCCTCGCTCAAGCTGGCCCTGCGTCATCCAGAGCTTTCTCCTGCCGACTTGCTCGGCGAGTTACGGGCGCTGGGGCTGAGCGGGTTTCACGCCACCCACAGCGGTGCGCCCTTTGTAGAAATGGCCGCCGCGGGCATCACCAAGGCGGCAGGTCTGGCCCAGCTGTGCGAATGCCTGGACGTGCACCAGGCAGAGGTACTGGCCTTTGGAGATGCCCCCAATGATGCAGAAATGCTGGCCTGGGCCGGACATGGTGTGGCGATGGCCAATGCCCATCCTGAGGCCAGGGCTGCTTGCTGGGCAGCGCAGGGGGGAGTAAATGCGCCGCCTGAGCGATACTTTCCCTTCTATATCGCAAGTCTGCCCAGGAAGCGCAGCAGCTCATAGGTGAAGCGTCCTGGTTGGTCGCGCTGGGTCCAATGACCCGCGCCACCAAAGATCTGTAGTTCTGCTTCTGGAATCCGCTGGGCGGCCTCTTGCGCGGAGGCGAGGGGCACACCCACATCACGGTCGCCGTGAACGAGCAGCACCGGAAGCTGTAACTCTGGCAGTCGCCCACGGAAGTCAGTTCTCAGGCCAGCGGGTTGTATTTCGTCGCGCTGAAATTGCGCGAAGGCATGGGCAGTGGCGGGGTTGGTCAGTGCTTGTTGTACCTCGGCCACCAGCTGTGGAGTAAGGGCCACATGGTTATAAATAAAGGTGCTGAGTAGTGCCCGTACCAGCAGAGGAGAGCGGGCCAACCAAGTATGCGCGCCGCCTGTGCCGGTTGGCAGGCGGGCCAGGCCCACCGCCAGCTGGTGATAGGGCGACCATTGCGCCAGACCGTATGATCCCACCAGTACCAAGGCACGCACACTGGCCGGATGTTCCAGAGCTTGCGCCAAAGCCAGCGAACCACCCATAGAAATACCAACCAATACAGGGGACGAGAGCTTTAATTCCTCCAACAGTTGGGCCAG
The sequence above is a segment of the Deinococcus radiophilus genome. Coding sequences within it:
- a CDS encoding NUDIX domain-containing protein encodes the protein MEQDLRVELPGGRLFAVRVALLCEAAGQLLVAHDRRSPDFLALLGGAVRAGEASETAARYEWDEETGLSFSSVQLVGMVENFFVWNHALAHEQSFCYRVLPPRLPATPCLVLDSPYVELRRLKLCELPHYTVYPLYLPELRQVQPRHIGHFVVRQEQAGTPTPLQ
- a CDS encoding HAD family hydrolase, whose amino-acid sequence is MLPRLIATDLDGTLLRRDLSVSPRTQLALDAVRERGVLVVPVTARQPLGVRHLAGAAGFTGWALCSNGALGIHLTTDEVLFESLLAQEVQTAVVQALLERVPEVVCVSIRERGEGFYAQAGYAALASQSDHKRDPATMNALSLNEVLSQPSLKLALRHPELSPADLLGELRALGLSGFHATHSGAPFVEMAAAGITKAAGLAQLCECLDVHQAEVLAFGDAPNDAEMLAWAGHGVAMANAHPEARAACWAAQGGVNAPPERYFPFYIASLPRKRSSS
- a CDS encoding alpha/beta fold hydrolase — protein: MPELPLRREWHTLPDGTHLSLLTGGPATGEPVVLLHGGGTDHAWLSWGEVLPTLLASGYRVIAPDMPGYGQSPPAAWPSTRPNLSRALAQLLEELKLSSPVLVGISMGGSLALAQALEHPASVRALVLVGSYGLAQWSPYHQLAVGLARLPTGTGGAHTWLARSPLLVRALLSTFIYNHVALTPQLVAEVQQALTNPATAHAFAQFQRDEIQPAGLRTDFRGRLPELQLPVLLVHGDRDVGVPLASAQEAAQRIPEAELQIFGGAGHWTQRDQPGRFTYELLRFLGRLAI